In Bythopirellula goksoeyrii, a single window of DNA contains:
- a CDS encoding ABC transporter ATP-binding protein, with translation MKNGFAIQTDMLTKVYGSGNTEVVAMQEATMNVSRGEVVALLGPSGSGKSTFLTAIGLINPPTSGRVFIGGQLVLEGSRANTNLRAFRRKHLGFVFQKANLIPFLSALENVEIALEINGSSRRAARSRAMELLDYLGVGDRAENLPSMLSGGQQQRVAVARALANHPSVILADEPTAALDSHRGRQVMELFAQVAHEQSAGVVVVTHDHRALDVFDTLYEMEDGVIRKQSGVEAS, from the coding sequence ATGAAAAACGGATTTGCAATACAAACCGACATGCTGACCAAGGTGTATGGGAGCGGCAACACCGAAGTCGTTGCCATGCAGGAAGCGACAATGAACGTATCGCGTGGCGAAGTCGTGGCACTTCTCGGGCCAAGTGGTTCTGGTAAGTCTACCTTTCTCACGGCGATCGGCTTAATCAATCCGCCGACTTCCGGTCGTGTCTTCATCGGCGGGCAATTGGTATTGGAGGGTTCCCGTGCAAACACCAATCTACGAGCGTTTCGCCGCAAGCATCTCGGATTCGTATTTCAGAAAGCCAATTTGATCCCATTTCTCTCCGCGCTGGAAAACGTCGAAATTGCACTGGAAATCAACGGAAGCAGCCGTCGCGCTGCCCGTAGTCGAGCGATGGAACTTCTGGACTATCTCGGTGTAGGTGACCGAGCAGAAAATCTGCCATCGATGCTGTCGGGTGGGCAGCAACAACGCGTTGCAGTTGCCCGAGCACTGGCAAACCATCCAAGTGTTATTCTGGCCGACGAGCCGACTGCGGCGCTAGATAGTCACCGAGGCAGACAAGTGATGGAGCTATTTGCCCAAGTCGCCCATGAGCAGAGTGCTGGGGTCGTAGTTGTCACACACGACCATCGAGCACTCGATGTATTTGACACACTCTATGAAATGGAAGACGGCGTAATTCGAAAGCAGAGCGGAGTTGAGGCCAGTTAG
- a CDS encoding sulfite exporter TauE/SafE family protein: protein MIELPLILLGGLLGSAHCLGMCGPLAISLSAGAPPGTNHLHRQLIFSMGRIFTYSFCGAIAGFSGAWLTKQSGGFVQSQATLAIFAGTLLVLMGLVTAGVLPRPFYRLLGGLPCGASTWLKTFLSAPGWTGPLLAGLFTGFIPCGLVYAFLIKAGSTAQLGQGLLTMLAFGIGTIPMMVIVGYGAQFLSLVSRAQIFRIAAWCIVVTGVISITRGAAQFYAPSQNGTASCPLCEQSTVEVP, encoded by the coding sequence ATGATCGAACTGCCTCTCATACTCTTAGGTGGTTTGTTAGGCTCGGCACATTGTCTAGGCATGTGTGGCCCTTTGGCCATCTCTCTGAGTGCGGGGGCGCCCCCTGGAACCAATCATTTGCATCGCCAATTAATCTTCAGCATGGGACGCATCTTTACCTATTCATTCTGCGGTGCAATTGCCGGGTTTAGCGGAGCATGGCTCACCAAGCAGTCCGGCGGCTTCGTACAATCCCAAGCCACGCTTGCCATCTTCGCGGGAACATTGCTAGTCCTCATGGGGCTGGTAACGGCTGGCGTGCTTCCGCGCCCCTTTTACCGGTTATTGGGCGGACTACCCTGCGGCGCTTCCACCTGGCTCAAGACGTTTCTCTCAGCACCCGGTTGGACCGGTCCGCTGCTGGCCGGATTATTCACCGGATTTATTCCCTGCGGTCTCGTCTATGCCTTTCTGATCAAGGCTGGCAGCACCGCGCAATTGGGACAGGGGCTGCTCACGATGCTGGCCTTTGGCATCGGGACAATACCGATGATGGTGATCGTCGGCTACGGCGCTCAGTTCTTGTCGCTGGTGAGTCGAGCACAAATCTTTCGGATTGCAGCCTGGTGTATTGTCGTGACGGGAGTGATCTCAATTACTCGCGGTGCTGCGCAATTCTATGCTCCCAGCCAGAACGGCACTGCTTCTTGCCCGCTGTGCGAACAGTCTACGGTAGAGGTCCCTTGA
- a CDS encoding ferritin-like domain-containing protein, producing the protein MEKQTLIDHLNQDLASELSAIIQYLTYAAKATGPYRPQLSQFFLAEVADEQLHAQFLANKIVALGGEPTTVPSTVAVAQSNREMLEAILRAEKDATANYTQRAKQAEEFGDKGLAVQLEDMVRDESGHAEETERILRDWPL; encoded by the coding sequence ATGGAAAAGCAAACTTTGATCGATCATTTGAATCAGGATCTCGCCAGCGAGCTATCGGCAATTATCCAGTATCTCACCTACGCAGCGAAAGCCACGGGACCGTACCGACCACAACTTTCCCAGTTTTTTCTGGCTGAAGTCGCCGACGAGCAACTGCATGCCCAATTCCTCGCTAACAAGATTGTCGCTCTGGGTGGAGAGCCGACGACTGTGCCAAGTACTGTCGCGGTCGCCCAGAGCAACCGCGAGATGCTCGAAGCCATTCTCAGGGCAGAGAAGGATGCCACCGCCAACTACACTCAGAGAGCAAAGCAGGCTGAAGAATTTGGCGACAAGGGGCTGGCGGTGCAACTCGAAGACATGGTCCGCGACGAAAGCGGCCATGCGGAAGAAACTGAGCGAATTCTTCGCGATTGGCCCCTATAG
- a CDS encoding c-type cytochrome has translation MTAGLEDAEEIEVYEDLQSQIAEVLRKTSGTPDKPIALSDEETSDHLKLGYAVYAKYCTQCHGVDGDGNGPAAPYLNPKPRNYTHGVFKFTSTPYGKKPRRADLIRTVRQGVTGTSMPSFDRLSDQEVEAVVDYVIALSQRGELERELAMIAYEDEELPDEEGIEEVISEILVPWQDSSDQIVMPITPMPPMTDESVLAGHQLFLEHACNKCHGRFGRGGSMENVEVGMDTWGNKAAAADLSSGMFRGGERPIDIYRRIYSGINGTPMPAFEKLFVENPDAIWQLVHFIKSTGDRRRQGKPPLSDADLPPESQSIEEPTETSPEAEPEIEVPAKAA, from the coding sequence AGACGCTGAAGAAATTGAAGTCTACGAGGATTTGCAGTCTCAGATTGCTGAGGTCCTTCGCAAAACCAGTGGTACGCCGGACAAACCAATTGCGCTTAGTGACGAGGAAACTAGCGACCATCTGAAGCTAGGTTACGCTGTGTACGCGAAATACTGTACCCAGTGCCATGGCGTCGATGGCGACGGTAATGGCCCAGCAGCACCTTATCTGAATCCCAAGCCACGTAATTACACGCATGGGGTATTCAAATTCACCTCGACGCCCTATGGGAAGAAGCCTCGTCGTGCGGATCTCATTCGCACGGTACGCCAGGGAGTGACCGGCACATCGATGCCGTCGTTTGATCGTCTTAGCGATCAAGAAGTGGAGGCGGTCGTGGATTATGTCATCGCACTTTCCCAACGCGGTGAACTCGAACGGGAACTGGCGATGATCGCCTACGAGGACGAAGAACTCCCTGATGAAGAGGGAATTGAGGAAGTCATCTCGGAAATACTCGTCCCCTGGCAGGATTCTTCGGATCAGATCGTTATGCCGATTACGCCAATGCCTCCTATGACCGACGAATCGGTCTTGGCTGGTCACCAACTGTTTCTGGAGCACGCCTGCAACAAGTGCCACGGTAGGTTTGGGCGTGGTGGTTCGATGGAAAACGTCGAGGTCGGCATGGACACCTGGGGCAACAAAGCCGCAGCAGCGGATCTGTCCTCGGGCATGTTTCGCGGTGGAGAAAGGCCTATTGATATTTATCGACGGATTTATTCAGGCATCAACGGTACACCGATGCCTGCCTTCGAGAAGTTGTTCGTGGAGAATCCCGATGCGATTTGGCAACTTGTCCACTTTATCAAGTCAACCGGCGATCGGCGTCGACAAGGGAAGCCCCCTCTTAGCGATGCGGATTTACCACCCGAATCGCAGTCGATAGAAGAACCTACGGAGACTTCTCCTGAGGCAGAACCTGAGATAGAAGTTCCCGCTAAGGCGGCCTAA
- a CDS encoding FAD-dependent oxidoreductase produces the protein MKIVIVGAVAGGASAAARARRLDEDAEIILVERGEAPSFANCGLPYYVGGVIESRDKLLVTPKQRLIDRYRLDVRTYSEAIQIDRQAKTVLIRDLKSDNEYSESYDKLILSPGASPLRPPISGVDLPQVYTLRDLGDADRLSQAGSQAEQAVVIGAGFIGLEMTENLVRRGIETTVVELADQVLPPWDAEMVTSVTEHLRSKGVKLELADAAESIVPVENRLLIQLRSGKKLPADLVVLSVGVRPENKLAIEAGLEVGQRGGIRVNEQMQTSDPDIYAVGDAVEVHHFVDGTPVQIPLGGPANRQGRIAADSIFGRSAHYRGTQGTAVVGVFDMTASMTGLSEKSLRAAGMAFEKIYVHPSHHAGYFPGAEQMSLKLLFVPKDGKILGAQAVGRAGVDKRIDVLAVAIQAGMTVYDLEEMELAYAPQYGSAKDPVNMAGFVAVGVLKGDQPIIHAEHLMEASNHFLVDVRSPEEYANGHIPNAVNIPMEELRGRLSEIPYDSRVVTYCQVGQRGYLACRVLVQKGFQVANLSGGYTSYQQYRAIATTP, from the coding sequence ATGAAGATTGTGATAGTCGGAGCTGTCGCCGGGGGAGCCTCTGCCGCAGCTCGTGCCCGGCGGCTGGATGAAGATGCAGAGATCATCTTGGTGGAACGAGGCGAAGCCCCTTCGTTTGCCAATTGTGGACTTCCCTACTACGTAGGAGGCGTCATTGAAAGTCGTGACAAACTCCTGGTCACGCCGAAACAACGACTCATCGACCGTTACCGACTCGATGTGCGAACTTACTCCGAGGCCATACAGATCGACCGGCAGGCTAAAACCGTTCTCATTCGAGATTTGAAGTCAGACAATGAATACAGCGAATCGTATGACAAACTGATTCTATCACCTGGTGCATCTCCCTTGCGACCACCGATTTCCGGTGTTGATCTGCCGCAAGTCTACACGCTTCGTGATCTGGGGGATGCCGATCGCCTATCACAAGCTGGGTCCCAGGCAGAACAAGCTGTCGTGATTGGGGCCGGGTTTATCGGCCTGGAAATGACCGAGAATCTGGTCCGCAGGGGCATTGAGACAACGGTGGTCGAGTTGGCCGATCAGGTACTCCCTCCCTGGGACGCCGAGATGGTCACTTCCGTCACCGAACATTTGCGTAGCAAAGGAGTGAAGCTTGAACTGGCCGATGCTGCCGAAAGTATTGTACCAGTTGAAAATCGACTTTTGATACAACTCCGCTCGGGTAAGAAATTGCCCGCCGATCTTGTGGTACTCAGTGTCGGGGTGAGGCCGGAAAATAAGCTGGCCATTGAGGCTGGTTTAGAAGTCGGCCAGCGCGGAGGCATCAGAGTGAACGAACAGATGCAAACCAGCGACCCCGATATTTATGCTGTGGGAGATGCAGTAGAAGTGCATCACTTTGTTGATGGTACGCCCGTTCAAATCCCTTTGGGTGGCCCAGCCAATCGCCAGGGCCGTATCGCGGCTGATAGCATCTTTGGCCGCAGTGCACACTACCGAGGCACCCAAGGGACTGCAGTCGTCGGAGTATTTGACATGACGGCATCCATGACAGGACTTAGCGAAAAGTCGCTACGAGCAGCAGGAATGGCGTTCGAAAAGATTTATGTTCACCCTAGTCATCACGCTGGTTACTTTCCTGGAGCCGAGCAGATGTCGCTAAAACTGCTATTCGTTCCCAAGGATGGTAAGATTCTTGGGGCTCAGGCTGTCGGTCGCGCTGGTGTGGACAAGCGAATCGATGTATTAGCCGTGGCGATTCAGGCCGGGATGACCGTATACGATCTTGAGGAAATGGAACTGGCCTATGCTCCCCAATACGGCTCAGCCAAGGATCCGGTGAACATGGCCGGGTTCGTTGCGGTTGGAGTGCTGAAAGGAGACCAACCGATTATCCATGCTGAACATTTAATGGAAGCAAGCAACCATTTTTTGGTCGATGTCCGCTCGCCGGAAGAATATGCCAACGGCCATATCCCGAATGCCGTCAATATACCCATGGAAGAATTACGTGGTCGCCTGAGCGAGATCCCCTATGATTCTCGCGTGGTAACCTATTGCCAGGTAGGACAGCGCGGATATCTGGCGTGCCGCGTCCTAGTGCAAAAAGGGTTTCAGGTCGCCAACCTGAGCGGTGGATATACTTCGTATCAACAGTACAGGGCAATTGCGACAACGCCTTGA
- a CDS encoding cbb3-type cytochrome c oxidase subunit II: MFESKSGILLIGGLGFFLFAFLSNALVPVLLYRHLPEQSVAELAENQNLIYQFEDLSVRYPEQFQKYYGEPNQENLTVALELGREIYTAEGCWHCHSQFVRPVSNESVRWGKVSTSDEYQNVLQRPVMWGTRRVGPDLSREGGRRGNDWQALHFFDPPLLSPNSPMPRYTWFFDENDPAQPNKRGLAIITYVQWLGSWLEQYPLYERFVPLKEQMQNPLE; encoded by the coding sequence ATGTTTGAAAGTAAATCTGGCATTCTGCTGATTGGCGGCTTGGGGTTCTTCCTGTTTGCATTCTTGTCCAACGCACTGGTACCGGTCTTGCTTTATCGACACCTGCCTGAGCAGTCTGTCGCAGAACTCGCGGAAAATCAGAATTTGATCTACCAGTTTGAAGATTTGAGCGTTCGCTACCCGGAGCAGTTTCAAAAGTACTATGGCGAGCCCAATCAAGAAAACCTCACTGTGGCATTGGAGCTAGGTCGCGAGATATACACTGCCGAAGGGTGTTGGCACTGCCACAGTCAATTTGTGCGACCAGTATCCAACGAAAGCGTCCGCTGGGGAAAAGTATCAACTTCCGACGAATATCAAAATGTTCTGCAGCGACCCGTAATGTGGGGCACACGGCGTGTGGGCCCCGATTTGAGTCGCGAAGGGGGGCGACGTGGCAACGATTGGCAAGCGCTTCATTTCTTCGATCCTCCCCTATTATCTCCCAACTCTCCTATGCCACGATACACTTGGTTTTTCGATGAGAATGATCCAGCTCAACCAAATAAGCGGGGACTGGCTATCATTACTTATGTGCAATGGCTCGGTTCCTGGCTAGAGCAATACCCCTTGTATGAACGATTTGTGCCGCTCAAAGAGCAGATGCAGAACCCACTGGAGTAA
- a CDS encoding DUF4405 domain-containing protein, with protein MAKKLTKTTINFWLDTFLLCVFLALCCVSVILRYVFPPGTDSAGWTLWGLDFLAWNDVQFFTLCLLAASVLLHVMLHWTWVCGVIGNWVRKSQSGNTASKADNGSRTLWGVGLLIALLNVLGLVIAAASLTIKGPLP; from the coding sequence ATGGCAAAGAAGCTGACGAAAACAACTATCAATTTTTGGCTGGACACGTTTCTGCTTTGCGTTTTTCTTGCCCTCTGTTGTGTCTCGGTGATTTTACGCTATGTGTTTCCGCCCGGCACGGATTCTGCAGGCTGGACGCTGTGGGGGCTCGATTTTCTTGCTTGGAACGATGTCCAGTTTTTTACGCTCTGCTTGCTCGCAGCAAGCGTGTTGCTGCATGTGATGCTCCACTGGACCTGGGTATGCGGTGTGATTGGCAATTGGGTAAGGAAAAGCCAATCTGGAAATACAGCTTCTAAGGCGGACAATGGCAGTCGCACTCTCTGGGGAGTAGGTCTACTGATTGCGCTTCTCAATGTTCTGGGACTCGTGATCGCGGCTGCATCGCTCACAATCAAGGGACCTCTACCGTAG
- a CDS encoding ABC transporter permease, which translates to MNLAVKDIRHNLGRFALTALGIGLLLMIVMGMGGIYRGIIEDATLLPDRIGADLWIVQRDTRGPFAELSRVQPNLVHRALAVPGVRRTREFVYHTIQRERGGKPLRVAVLGLSWPIDKGEWIPLTAGRPLGQNHFEMIADQSLGFQLGERIRLGKDAYTVVGITKSMISSGGDGIGFFTVADAQSIQFDTAGEAIRLERAAREARGERSEFATIQPSLLEQAIRPARELPAIARPQLSAVLVSVVPGVESQSVANIIAGWGDVSVYTKEGQRELLLKGSVEKIRRQIGLFRVLLTLIAAIIMALILYTMTLDKIHSIALLKLIGAQNTVILGLIMQQGLLLGLLGFGIAFAVGQRVFPMFPRRVILAETDLFQLGLIVLVISVASSFLGIWKAMNVSPNEALS; encoded by the coding sequence ATGAATCTTGCCGTAAAAGACATCCGACACAACCTCGGTCGATTTGCGTTGACGGCATTGGGTATTGGCCTCTTGCTGATGATCGTGATGGGCATGGGCGGAATCTACCGTGGAATCATAGAAGACGCGACCCTTCTTCCAGACCGGATCGGTGCTGATCTTTGGATAGTTCAGCGTGATACCAGAGGGCCCTTCGCCGAACTCTCTCGAGTGCAGCCGAATTTGGTGCATCGGGCGTTGGCTGTTCCTGGTGTTCGCCGTACTAGAGAGTTTGTCTATCACACGATTCAGCGCGAACGCGGCGGCAAACCACTCCGTGTGGCCGTTCTAGGTCTTAGTTGGCCTATCGACAAAGGAGAATGGATTCCTTTGACAGCCGGACGACCACTTGGTCAAAACCATTTTGAAATGATTGCAGACCAATCACTTGGCTTTCAACTCGGTGAACGGATAAGGCTCGGTAAGGATGCCTATACGGTGGTAGGAATCACTAAGAGCATGATTAGCTCGGGAGGAGACGGAATTGGATTCTTCACTGTGGCGGATGCTCAATCCATTCAATTCGACACGGCTGGTGAAGCGATTAGGTTGGAACGTGCGGCACGCGAAGCTCGCGGAGAGCGCAGTGAGTTCGCAACGATACAACCTAGTCTGCTCGAGCAAGCGATTCGCCCAGCTAGGGAATTGCCGGCCATCGCCCGACCCCAACTCAGTGCTGTGTTAGTAAGCGTCGTCCCTGGAGTTGAAAGTCAATCCGTGGCAAACATCATCGCTGGCTGGGGCGATGTGTCCGTTTATACCAAGGAAGGCCAGAGGGAACTGTTGTTGAAAGGTTCGGTCGAGAAAATCCGCCGCCAAATAGGCCTCTTTCGTGTTCTCCTGACATTGATTGCGGCTATCATCATGGCCTTGATCCTCTACACAATGACACTCGACAAGATCCACTCCATAGCTCTATTGAAGCTCATAGGTGCACAGAACACAGTCATCCTAGGCCTTATTATGCAACAAGGTCTCCTTCTTGGGCTGCTGGGATTCGGGATTGCCTTTGCCGTCGGCCAACGGGTGTTTCCAATGTTTCCGCGACGAGTGATACTGGCTGAGACAGACCTGTTCCAGCTGGGACTGATAGTCCTGGTCATTTCTGTGGCCTCGAGTTTCTTGGGAATCTGGAAGGCCATGAACGTGTCGCCTAACGAGGCACTCTCGTAA
- a CDS encoding cbb3-type cytochrome c oxidase subunit I, with protein MTTTLDESSANTAGPGLVEERLVLWYFLAALTYLFISFSGGLMMALQLLQWNPITGSEYFSPGRWRMVHTNAIAYGFLANSFLGALHWSIPRLTLKPVLSRPLSYFIFIAWQVVVVSTAVGILMGQAQGVEWGETPVWIDPLALVGLALVSINFMAPIVKTRGPLYVSLWYFMAAFVWTFLTYAMGNFMPQYYVSGTSAGAVAGLFIHDLVGLFVTPLGWGLMYYFVPILLKKPIWSHGLSLVGFWGLAFFYPLNGIHHFLYTPIPDFLEYGAIVSTIAVEFVVTTVIINFIGTIWGDSRAIITNLPIRWFFTGMTLYFITCAQCAMQVTHTFQKLIHFTDWVVGHAHLVMFGVFSMWLLGIMTYLFPRLLKQAWYSRSLCEWHYWLSTAGILIMFLDLTLAGIFQGFFWASLQPWEVSIEGSYPFWVVRLFAGLSMIAGQIVFVYNLWKTWRLSRQPRSSYSDAALA; from the coding sequence ATGACAACCACCCTTGACGAGTCCTCTGCGAATACGGCCGGTCCTGGACTGGTGGAAGAACGGCTGGTTCTGTGGTATTTCCTGGCAGCGCTAACGTATCTGTTCATCTCGTTCAGCGGCGGCTTGATGATGGCACTGCAGCTGTTGCAGTGGAATCCGATCACAGGGAGCGAATACTTTTCACCCGGTCGCTGGCGAATGGTCCATACCAATGCGATTGCCTACGGATTTCTCGCGAACAGTTTTTTAGGTGCGCTTCACTGGTCGATACCCCGATTGACCCTCAAGCCGGTTCTAAGCAGGCCCCTTTCATACTTCATCTTTATCGCCTGGCAAGTTGTGGTAGTCTCCACCGCCGTGGGAATCTTAATGGGCCAGGCTCAAGGCGTTGAATGGGGAGAGACCCCAGTCTGGATCGATCCCTTGGCATTGGTGGGGCTGGCCTTGGTGTCTATTAACTTCATGGCGCCTATCGTGAAAACAAGAGGTCCTCTCTATGTGTCGCTCTGGTATTTCATGGCTGCGTTTGTGTGGACGTTCCTCACCTATGCCATGGGCAATTTCATGCCGCAGTATTATGTCTCAGGTACGAGTGCGGGTGCCGTTGCCGGACTATTCATTCACGATCTGGTGGGACTGTTTGTGACTCCCTTAGGCTGGGGGCTGATGTACTATTTTGTGCCCATCCTGCTGAAGAAACCGATTTGGAGTCATGGTTTGTCGCTGGTTGGTTTTTGGGGACTCGCATTTTTCTATCCCCTCAATGGAATTCACCATTTTCTCTACACCCCCATTCCCGACTTTCTGGAATACGGAGCAATCGTCTCTACGATTGCTGTAGAGTTTGTCGTAACAACGGTGATTATCAATTTCATTGGTACGATCTGGGGAGATAGCCGAGCTATTATAACCAATCTCCCGATTCGCTGGTTTTTCACCGGTATGACTCTCTATTTCATCACCTGCGCCCAGTGTGCAATGCAAGTTACACATACTTTTCAAAAGTTGATCCATTTCACGGATTGGGTCGTAGGCCACGCCCATTTAGTGATGTTCGGCGTTTTCAGTATGTGGTTATTGGGGATAATGACGTACTTGTTTCCCCGGCTGCTGAAGCAAGCTTGGTACAGCCGCAGCTTGTGCGAGTGGCACTACTGGCTCTCAACCGCTGGAATCCTGATCATGTTTCTCGACCTCACACTGGCGGGAATCTTTCAGGGATTTTTTTGGGCCTCGCTGCAGCCCTGGGAAGTCTCAATTGAAGGTTCGTATCCCTTCTGGGTAGTACGGCTCTTTGCTGGGTTGTCCATGATCGCAGGACAAATAGTTTTTGTGTACAACCTCTGGAAGACTTGGCGACTTTCTCGACAACCGCGCTCCAGCTACTCGGATGCAGCTCTAGCATAA
- a CDS encoding heavy metal translocating P-type ATPase — MESAQEEGTAAKGLLRLGLAIFFTMNVMVFTMALWSQDIYPAENFANPLAEALRSLFRWASLVFSMPVLYLLGGPIAREVWQAILNRRLTTDIMILAGVIAAYSYSLVSVLRDEGHIYFEVGAMVMVFVSIGRWLEAKGKHRTGASLDALVSLLPATVRRIDEYGQISEVPRETVLTGETLRVLPGERFPVDGIITQGRAAVDEQIVTGESVQAEKSVGMSVYSGTLNLDGDLRIEVTAADGQETTSRIVDMVRRARSVKGRHEKIADRIAAIFIPLVCVIAMAAGWRQGQNAGVDQGILTALSVVLIACPCALGMATPMAVWTALGRAAQGGLFFRSGVVLERLAGVSIACFDKTGTLTTGKPMASELYVFESANRELLMDVATALASGSIHSLSQAIIEFSQTQSIDKSAFRSEEITTWPGQGLSCEYPDLGHVYLGSQQFLEEQGLKMPCELDRGCEDQQVFVGWKDRVQGAFCFHEQLRPETPLAIQECQALGLELYMLSGDVGKRVTPLGEQVGLAAEGDLLPADKATSLEALKKRGLVAMVGDGLNDAPALATADVGVALGCGADVSRDAAGVCLLTNDLRQFPWAVGLARQTLRIVKQNLFWAFAYNTIGIGLAATGRLNPIWAALAMAASSILVVSNSLRLAQFPEPQGAAMPMADISPKLPLHQSKEHVASQPELVGAQP; from the coding sequence ATGGAATCCGCTCAAGAAGAGGGAACAGCCGCAAAGGGACTGCTGCGATTGGGCCTGGCAATCTTCTTCACTATGAATGTTATGGTCTTTACCATGGCGTTGTGGAGCCAAGACATCTACCCCGCTGAGAACTTTGCCAACCCTTTGGCCGAGGCTCTACGGAGTCTTTTCCGCTGGGCCTCGCTGGTCTTCTCCATGCCGGTGCTGTATCTCTTGGGAGGGCCAATCGCCCGCGAGGTTTGGCAAGCTATCCTCAATCGCAGACTCACGACCGACATCATGATACTTGCTGGCGTAATTGCCGCTTATAGCTATTCGCTGGTGTCGGTACTGCGCGACGAGGGACACATCTATTTTGAAGTAGGCGCGATGGTGATGGTGTTTGTCTCCATTGGTCGGTGGCTAGAGGCCAAGGGAAAACATCGCACGGGGGCTTCGCTGGATGCCTTAGTAAGTCTGCTGCCCGCTACGGTTCGTAGAATTGATGAGTACGGGCAGATCAGCGAAGTTCCCCGAGAAACAGTTCTTACCGGTGAGACTTTACGCGTGCTTCCTGGAGAGCGTTTTCCAGTCGACGGAATCATTACTCAGGGACGTGCAGCCGTCGACGAACAAATCGTGACCGGCGAGAGTGTGCAGGCAGAGAAATCGGTCGGAATGAGTGTCTACAGTGGAACGCTCAATCTTGATGGCGACCTGAGAATTGAAGTCACTGCTGCCGATGGGCAAGAGACCACCTCACGAATCGTCGACATGGTCCGCCGAGCACGCAGTGTGAAAGGGAGGCACGAAAAAATTGCCGATCGGATTGCGGCAATATTCATTCCGCTTGTTTGTGTGATCGCCATGGCTGCCGGTTGGCGACAAGGACAGAATGCCGGGGTAGATCAAGGCATTCTGACCGCCTTGTCGGTGGTGCTGATCGCTTGCCCCTGTGCCTTAGGCATGGCCACTCCGATGGCAGTGTGGACGGCACTGGGTCGGGCTGCTCAAGGGGGGCTGTTTTTTCGTAGCGGAGTGGTTTTAGAGCGACTGGCCGGAGTGAGTATTGCCTGCTTTGACAAGACGGGTACCCTCACAACCGGCAAGCCGATGGCCAGTGAATTGTATGTTTTCGAGTCAGCAAACCGAGAGCTCTTGATGGACGTGGCTACTGCACTAGCAAGTGGATCGATTCATTCACTATCTCAAGCAATTATTGAATTCTCTCAAACCCAATCGATCGATAAGTCAGCGTTTCGTAGCGAGGAAATCACAACCTGGCCAGGACAAGGTTTGTCGTGTGAATACCCAGATCTTGGCCACGTATATTTAGGTAGCCAACAGTTTCTCGAAGAGCAAGGATTGAAGATGCCATGCGAACTGGATCGAGGCTGTGAGGACCAGCAAGTGTTTGTTGGTTGGAAAGATAGGGTACAGGGTGCATTTTGTTTCCACGAACAACTCCGTCCCGAGACTCCCCTTGCCATCCAAGAGTGTCAGGCTCTTGGACTGGAATTATACATGCTCTCAGGAGATGTCGGAAAGCGAGTAACTCCTCTTGGGGAGCAGGTCGGGCTTGCCGCAGAAGGCGATCTGTTACCTGCTGATAAGGCAACTTCACTCGAAGCCTTGAAGAAGCGGGGACTGGTGGCCATGGTGGGAGACGGCTTAAACGATGCCCCTGCATTGGCCACTGCCGATGTCGGCGTTGCTCTGGGATGTGGGGCAGATGTTTCCCGCGATGCCGCCGGAGTCTGCCTGCTTACAAATGACTTAAGGCAATTTCCATGGGCTGTAGGGCTGGCTAGGCAAACGCTGCGGATCGTAAAGCAAAATCTGTTTTGGGCATTTGCCTATAACACGATCGGCATCGGGCTGGCAGCTACGGGTCGCTTGAATCCGATCTGGGCCGCACTGGCTATGGCGGCGAGTAGTATTCTAGTCGTTTCTAATTCATTACGACTCGCTCAGTTTCCTGAACCCCAAGGGGCTGCTATGCCGATGGCTGACATCTCTCCCAAATTGCCTCTGCACCAGTCGAAGGAACATGTCGCTTCCCAGCCAGAACTCGTAGGGGCTCAACCATGA